The Cinclus cinclus chromosome 3, bCinCin1.1, whole genome shotgun sequence genome has a window encoding:
- the HAO1 gene encoding 2-Hydroxyacid oxidase 1 isoform X3, with product MDLSTSVLGQRVTMPVCVAATAMQCMAHPHGETATARACQAVGTGMMLSSWATSSIEEVAEAAPGGLRWLQLYVYKDREVTESLVRRAERAGYGGIFVTVDTPYLGRRLADVRNKFQLPPHLRLKNFSSRDLSFSSGKDIGENSGLAVYVAEAIDATINWEDIKWLRGLTSLPIVLKGILRADDAKEAVKIGVNGILVSNHGARQLDGVPATIDVLPEIVEAVEGKVEVFLDGGVRKGTDVLKALALGAKAVFIGRPVLWGLAYQGEEGAKEVLQMLKEEFRLAMALTGCRKVEEIGRTLIRRHQVLFSKI from the exons ATGGACCTGTCCACCTCAGTCCTGGGACAGAGGGTCACCATGCCCGTGTGTGTGGCTGCCACCGCGATGCAGTGCATGGCTCACCCCCACGGAGAGACGGCGACTGCCAGAG CCTGCCAGGccgtggggacagggatgaTGCTGAGCTCCTGGGCCACCTCCTCCATCGAGGAGGTGGCTGAGGCAGCTCCGGGTGGCCTTCGCTGGCTGCAGCTGTACGTGTACAAGGACCGGGAGGTGACGGAGTCGCTGGTGAGGCGTGCGGAGAGAGCCGGATACGGAGGGATCTTCGTCACCGTGGACACCCCGTACCTAGGCCGGCGCCTCGCCGACGTCCGCAACAAATTCCAGCTGCCCCCACACCTCAG ATTAAAAAACTTCTCGAGCAGGGACCTGTCATTTTCCTCGGGGAAAGACATTGGAGAAAACAGTGGGCTGGCTGTGTACGTTGCCGAGGCCATTGATGCCACCATCAACTGGGAGGACATCAAGTGGCTGCGGGGGCTGACCTCGCTGCCCATCGTGCTGAAAGGGATCCTCAGGG CTGATGATGCCAAGGAAGCTGTAAAGATCGGGGTAAATGGGATCCTGGTGTCAAATCACGGAGCACGACAGCTTGATGGGGTCCCAGCTACT ATTGATGTCTTGCCTGAAATCGTGGAGGCTGTGGAGGGGAAGGTGGAGGTGTTCCTGGACGGTGGTGTAAGAAAAGGCACAGACGTTCTCAAGGCATTGGCTCTCGGTGCCAAAGCTGTTTTCATTGGGAGACCTGTCCTCTGGGGATTGGCTTATCAA GGTGAAGAAGGAGCAAAAGAAGTTCtccagatgctgaaggaagaGTTTCGCCTGGCAATGGCATTGACAG GATGCCGGAAAGTAGAAGAAATTGGCAGGACACTGATCCGAAGACATCAAGTATTGTTTTCCAAGATTTAG
- the HAO1 gene encoding 2-Hydroxyacid oxidase 1 isoform X1 encodes MSGKPACIADFEEYAKTFLPKSVYDYYWSGADDQETLADNVAAFSRWKLYPRVLRDVSVMDLSTSVLGQRVTMPVCVAATAMQCMAHPHGETATARACQAVGTGMMLSSWATSSIEEVAEAAPGGLRWLQLYVYKDREVTESLVRRAERAGYGGIFVTVDTPYLGRRLADVRNKFQLPPHLRLKNFSSRDLSFSSGKDIGENSGLAVYVAEAIDATINWEDIKWLRGLTSLPIVLKGILRADDAKEAVKIGVNGILVSNHGARQLDGVPATIDVLPEIVEAVEGKVEVFLDGGVRKGTDVLKALALGAKAVFIGRPVLWGLAYQGEEGAKEVLQMLKEEFRLAMALTGCRKVEEIGRTLIRRHQVLFSKI; translated from the exons ATGTCTGGCAAGCCGGCGTGCATTGCAGATTTTGAGGAGTATGCTAAAACCTTTCTGCCCAAATCCGTGTACGATTATTACTGGTCTGGGGCCGATGACCAGGAAACACTGGCAGATAATGTCGCGGCATTTTCCAG GTGGAAGCTGTACCCCCGGGTGCTCAGGGACGTGTCTGTGATGGACCTGTCCACCTCAGTCCTGGGACAGAGGGTCACCATGCCCGTGTGTGTGGCTGCCACCGCGATGCAGTGCATGGCTCACCCCCACGGAGAGACGGCGACTGCCAGAG CCTGCCAGGccgtggggacagggatgaTGCTGAGCTCCTGGGCCACCTCCTCCATCGAGGAGGTGGCTGAGGCAGCTCCGGGTGGCCTTCGCTGGCTGCAGCTGTACGTGTACAAGGACCGGGAGGTGACGGAGTCGCTGGTGAGGCGTGCGGAGAGAGCCGGATACGGAGGGATCTTCGTCACCGTGGACACCCCGTACCTAGGCCGGCGCCTCGCCGACGTCCGCAACAAATTCCAGCTGCCCCCACACCTCAG ATTAAAAAACTTCTCGAGCAGGGACCTGTCATTTTCCTCGGGGAAAGACATTGGAGAAAACAGTGGGCTGGCTGTGTACGTTGCCGAGGCCATTGATGCCACCATCAACTGGGAGGACATCAAGTGGCTGCGGGGGCTGACCTCGCTGCCCATCGTGCTGAAAGGGATCCTCAGGG CTGATGATGCCAAGGAAGCTGTAAAGATCGGGGTAAATGGGATCCTGGTGTCAAATCACGGAGCACGACAGCTTGATGGGGTCCCAGCTACT ATTGATGTCTTGCCTGAAATCGTGGAGGCTGTGGAGGGGAAGGTGGAGGTGTTCCTGGACGGTGGTGTAAGAAAAGGCACAGACGTTCTCAAGGCATTGGCTCTCGGTGCCAAAGCTGTTTTCATTGGGAGACCTGTCCTCTGGGGATTGGCTTATCAA GGTGAAGAAGGAGCAAAAGAAGTTCtccagatgctgaaggaagaGTTTCGCCTGGCAATGGCATTGACAG GATGCCGGAAAGTAGAAGAAATTGGCAGGACACTGATCCGAAGACATCAAGTATTGTTTTCCAAGATTTAG
- the HAO1 gene encoding 2-Hydroxyacid oxidase 1 isoform X2 — translation MVQFENVNVFPSWKHAVLPSYPTARWKLYPRVLRDVSVMDLSTSVLGQRVTMPVCVAATAMQCMAHPHGETATARACQAVGTGMMLSSWATSSIEEVAEAAPGGLRWLQLYVYKDREVTESLVRRAERAGYGGIFVTVDTPYLGRRLADVRNKFQLPPHLRLKNFSSRDLSFSSGKDIGENSGLAVYVAEAIDATINWEDIKWLRGLTSLPIVLKGILRADDAKEAVKIGVNGILVSNHGARQLDGVPATIDVLPEIVEAVEGKVEVFLDGGVRKGTDVLKALALGAKAVFIGRPVLWGLAYQGEEGAKEVLQMLKEEFRLAMALTGCRKVEEIGRTLIRRHQVLFSKI, via the exons ATGGTGCAGTTTGAAAATGTCAAtgtttttcccagctggaaacaTGCAGTGCTTCCCTCTTATCCCACTGCAAG GTGGAAGCTGTACCCCCGGGTGCTCAGGGACGTGTCTGTGATGGACCTGTCCACCTCAGTCCTGGGACAGAGGGTCACCATGCCCGTGTGTGTGGCTGCCACCGCGATGCAGTGCATGGCTCACCCCCACGGAGAGACGGCGACTGCCAGAG CCTGCCAGGccgtggggacagggatgaTGCTGAGCTCCTGGGCCACCTCCTCCATCGAGGAGGTGGCTGAGGCAGCTCCGGGTGGCCTTCGCTGGCTGCAGCTGTACGTGTACAAGGACCGGGAGGTGACGGAGTCGCTGGTGAGGCGTGCGGAGAGAGCCGGATACGGAGGGATCTTCGTCACCGTGGACACCCCGTACCTAGGCCGGCGCCTCGCCGACGTCCGCAACAAATTCCAGCTGCCCCCACACCTCAG ATTAAAAAACTTCTCGAGCAGGGACCTGTCATTTTCCTCGGGGAAAGACATTGGAGAAAACAGTGGGCTGGCTGTGTACGTTGCCGAGGCCATTGATGCCACCATCAACTGGGAGGACATCAAGTGGCTGCGGGGGCTGACCTCGCTGCCCATCGTGCTGAAAGGGATCCTCAGGG CTGATGATGCCAAGGAAGCTGTAAAGATCGGGGTAAATGGGATCCTGGTGTCAAATCACGGAGCACGACAGCTTGATGGGGTCCCAGCTACT ATTGATGTCTTGCCTGAAATCGTGGAGGCTGTGGAGGGGAAGGTGGAGGTGTTCCTGGACGGTGGTGTAAGAAAAGGCACAGACGTTCTCAAGGCATTGGCTCTCGGTGCCAAAGCTGTTTTCATTGGGAGACCTGTCCTCTGGGGATTGGCTTATCAA GGTGAAGAAGGAGCAAAAGAAGTTCtccagatgctgaaggaagaGTTTCGCCTGGCAATGGCATTGACAG GATGCCGGAAAGTAGAAGAAATTGGCAGGACACTGATCCGAAGACATCAAGTATTGTTTTCCAAGATTTAG